The following DNA comes from Pongo pygmaeus isolate AG05252 chromosome 9, NHGRI_mPonPyg2-v2.0_pri, whole genome shotgun sequence.
GGGAAGCATTCTGCAGGCTCCTTAGGAGGGGCTGGACAAATCAGGTGCACAGTGACAACCTTGACGCACCACCTTCTACTGATGTTTACACCGTCGCTCTCTTACTCTTCACCTTTCTCCTGCTCGCTGGGATCGCCTCTCAAATAAATTATGTACACACCTGCACACAAGTCCTTGTTTCAGGctctggttttaaaaaaaaattttttatttttaatactgaaGTTAGGACTTTCTTTGTGCCCTCCCTCTCAGAGCACCGCCTTCTTGCTTAGGCAGAACCATTCAGCTCTTTCCGTCCTTGACACCCAGTCTCAGCTCAGCTTTCCCCTTTGCCTGTCCAAAATTGCCTCCATTTGCCTGTTCATATTAAAACTGAAGCTTTGCAGGGATGGTTGTAAAGGTATATCAGATTCTGTCTGGGGGAAGGGATAgagagtgtttttatttttcaacctacattcctatggaaagaaaaattataaagttatATGCCAAAATGTCAAAAATGCTTATCTGAAGATGGAAGGTGGATggtttacattttcttctttctgtttctttgcatttcctaaaatttcttaacagatgtgttttattttcatggaaaggaaaaacaataaaagctAATATAAGTATTTAATTggctttttttgtctcttttaaaacatacttttattgaagtataatttgtaTACCACAAATTCACCCATCTTGTATAGACaatcaatgatttttagtaaattcaccaaattgtacaaccatcaccatatgtagtgggttttttttttttttttttttgacagggtcttactctgttgcccaggttggagtacagtggtactatcttggctcactgcagccttgatttcctgggctcaagtgatcccatttcagcctcctgagtagctgggactacaaggtgtgcaccaccatgctcagctaattttttacttttttgtagagatagggttctgCTATGTTctccagggtggtctcgaacccctggactcaagcaatccttctgcctcagcctcccaaagtgctgggattacagatgtgagccaccatgcccggcccaccaTATCtaggtttaaaatgtttttttcatcaTTCCAATAAGATCATATCTTTTTATGAAGCTCCTTCATATCCGTTAACCCTAGGCAAACATGAATCTATTTTCCTGTCTCCatggatttgccttttctggacatttcatatatgtagaatcatataatatataacctTTCATGcgtggcttttttcacttagcataatgttttgaagTTCATTCGTGTTATAGCTCATATAAGTATTTTACTGTTTTTGGTTAGGATTTGTCTTCCATTAAGGATCTCCTACATTTTGTTTATACCTTCACCAGTTTTTAGACATTTGgcctgtttccactttttggctattatgaataatgctgctataacaTTAATGTACAAGTGTTTGTGTTcacatatgttttatttctcttgagtagatacgtaggaatggaattgctgagttgtataaaaaattatacttaaccTTTTGAGCAACTAAAAAATGGTTTTccggccaggcggggtggctcacacttgtaatcctagcactttgggaggcctaggcgggtggatcacctgaggtcaggagttcgagatcagcctggccaacatggcgaaaccccgtctctactaaaaatacaaaaaaaaaatgagctgagcatgctggtgggtgcctataattctagctgctcaggaggctgaggcaggagaattgcttgaacctggggggtggaggttgcagtgagccgatatcaagCCAATTCACTACAGCCTAGGTgaaagggtgaaactctgtctcaaaaataaataaataaataaaaaataaaaaatggttttcCAAAACGGCTATATACTAACTCACATTCCCACAGGTAAGGAATGAGAATTCTTGTTTCACTACTTCCTTGCTAGCACTTGCTActgtttgtctttttgattatagcttTCCTGGtggatgtgaaatggtatctcattatgttttaaatttgcatttccttaatgactgacgatgtgaagcatcttttcatttgccatttgtatatcttctttgaaaaatgtctattgaaATCTTTTGCGCATTTTAAAATTGAGTCtttttttatttggtttgtttttaagagttctttgttaTTCTGGGTACAAgtttttttgaaatgtatgtgatttccaaatactttctccctgtctgtggcttttctcttccttccttccttccttctttccttccttccttccttccttctttccttccttccttccttccttccttctttccttccttccttctttctttctctttctttctttctctttctttctttctctttcttctttctctcttctttctttctttctctcctaccttccttcctctctctctttctttctttctctttttctttcttccttttctttcctttccttctttcttcttttttttttttttttttttttttgacagagtctcgttctgttgcccagactagagtgcactggcacagtcttggctcactgcaacttctgcctcccaggttcaagtgattctcctgcctcagcctcctgagtagctaggattacaggcgcccaccaccatgcctggctagtttttgtatttttagtagagacagggttttgccatgttggccagattcatctccaactcctgagctcaaatgatccgccccccttggcctcccaagatgctgggattacaggcataagccaccttgcctggccgtTTTTCATTACCTTAATGGTGTCTTTGGAGGGCAAaagttatttctttcttaaaatactttttattttccactctgtgcaacatagcaagactcccttctctacaattaaaaaaaaaaaattagccaggtatggtggcatgtgcctttagtcccagctacttgggaggctgaggcaggaggatcacttgaattatagctgcagtgagctataatcacaccactgcacaccagcttgggtgacagagtgaggcactgtctctaaagaaagaaaagaatagctttttatttggaaataattaagGGTTCACAGGAAGTTGCAAGAATGGTAGGGAGATGTCCCATGTATCCTTCACCCAGTTCCCCCTCAACCCCAAAATAATGAATTTTGGTTAAGTcaaatttgttaattatttttcttttatggatcatgcttctTGGGTCATGTCTAAAAAACCTTTGCTGGACCCAAGGTTTTACCATTTTCTTGTATGCtttattctaaaagttttatagcttCAGCTCTTACATTAATGTCTCTGGTTCATTTTGAATgaagttttgtataaggtgtaaggtaaGGGTCTAAGTTAATCTTttatttgcatgtggatatccaattgtcccattatcatttgttgaaaagataatattttctctatgacacagagttttgctctgttgcccaggctggagagcagtggcacaatcttggctcactgcaacctccacctcccaggtttaagagattctcctgccccagcctcctgagtagctgggattacaagcacatgccactatgcctggctaatctttgtatttttagtagagacagggtttcatcatgttggcctggctggtcttgaacttctgacctcaagtgatccacctaccttagcctcccaaagtgctgggattacaggcatgagccactgtgcctggccttattttctcTATCAAACTGACTTGGCacgtttgtcaaaaatcaattaaccatAAATATGagtgtttatttctggactctaaaatctgttcctttgatctatatatttatatcttgtaTTAGTACTAAATGGTCTTGATAACTTTAGGtttatagtaagttttaaaattaggaagtaaaagttttccaactttgtttttaaaaaattatttgctattctgggtcttttcatttccatatacatttagggtacagcttgtcaatttctgcaacaACCCTGCTGGAATTTTGATGAAGACtaagttgaatgcatgcatcaatttggggagagttgttatcttaacaatattgaatgaGTTTTCCAATCAATGATCATAGAATGTCTCTCCAATTATTTAGATCATCTCTAATTTCCCTCAGAATGCTTTGAAATTTTCGATGTACAAGTTTTATAAttcttttgctaaatttatttgtatttttttaataccattgtgaatggaattttcttgttttcagattgttcattgttcaTATACAGAAATACCAATACacccttttgtttttgagacaggatctcactttgttgcctaggctcgagtgcagtggctattcacaggcaagATCACATtgcactatagcctcaaactcctcacctcaagtgatcctcctacctcagcctcccaagtagctgggacaaaagGTACATGCCATctccactgagcccagccttcaatgtatttttgcatattgatattGCAACCTGCAACCTTGCAgaacttattagttctaacatgTGTGTGTATTCCTGAGGGTTTTCTGCATAAAGAAccatgttgtctgcaaataaagacttcctttctaatctgggtgccttttatttttatttcttgtatggttgctctggctagaacctccagtacaatgttgaatagaagttgcAAGAGCTGACATGCTTGcattattcctgatcttagggtaaaataattcagtttttcatcgttaagtatgatattagctgtaggtttttcatagatgccttTATCATGTTCTCTTTCAagtttgagaatttttattatgaattggattttgtcaaatgctttttctgcatctattgagatgatagtGTAATCAAGGAATtgcgaaaaaagaaaaaaagatgggaaTACGGTTTTGATACTTTATTAATATAGTATGTTATGTTAATTGATTTTAGGATATTAAAccatctttgcattcctgggatgaatGTCAGTTGGCCAGAGTATATAATCccttttatatgttgctggattcaggaTCAAACTGAATTTTAAAGGTATACTGACTTTGGAAGAAATTCAGAAATTTGTCAAGTGAAGTGGCCTCCTCATAAAAATCTTGATGGTTTAATGatattcttaaaaattagaaagttcaAATATCAATATCTTTTGTCATTAGGACTAATAacccaaaagatttaaaaataattatattaagtatAATTAATATGCCAATTAACAATGTAGAGTGTTTTCAAActatgaattttttaaacattattttattttattcacttaaaTAAGGGAAAGTCTGCTTTTGTGAAAGTTCATTCATTTCTTAATGATATTTTTCAAGactagtatttattttatttcaccattacaATTATAGACTAATAATCTCATAACCTTTCTAAACATAAAAATTCAGACAGTTCacattatgaattatttatttatttatttattttattttttgagatggagttttgctgttgttgcccaggctggagcgcaatggtgcaatctcggctcaccacaaccttcgcctccggggttcaagtgattctcctgcctcagcctcttgagtagctgggattgaggGCAtgggtcaccacacccagctaattttttgtatttttagtagagacgaggtttcaccatgttggtcaggctggtcttgaactcctgacctctggtgatccgcccgcctcagcctcccaaagggctgggattacaggcgtgagccaccgcgcccggcatgaAATTTTAATAGCTAGTCTTCGTTTTGAACAGTGAACATTATAGATCTATCCCCCAATTCATCCTCTTTTTTCAAAATGAGTTTAAAaaggtctctctctttttcacaaGCTAGAAAGTATCCTTCGTATGATGAAGATTCAAATTGCATCTTATTATCATGTCCTGGGACACTTCTCTGAAAGAATATGATATCACTTTTTGTATCCTTGATGTTATCAGGAGGATTCATTTCCTATAGAGAAAAAACATTACCTAATTATTTCAGGACATGAACAATTTGAATATATGAAGTTTGTTTTGAAGTATATTACCGAACAGAACAAAAGTAGTTTTGCTTCTCAAGAGTTACATAAAAAAGATCTCTGAACAGCAATACTGACCTCCTCTCCTTCTTAACTCCGAATCTCCTATTCTCCCTGTCGTGGGATGCATATTCAGGTCCAGGCCTCTAGTTTTCCCCTATCCATCGAACAGCTTACTTCTCTCCTCTACCACTGAGTGGTGTCCACATTTGCTCAAGATGAAGTAGAGTTCCAGCAAAGACCACAAGCTTTTTGGGCTAATGTCAGTTTCTGTCCTCTATAACCATTCACGGCTAAAGACGTTGATGACCTCCACCCATAAACTTAATCTAgttctagtttctttttctttttgctttgagacagggtctcgctctgttgcccagccagaagtgcagtggtgaaatcatagctcactgcagccttgaactcctgggctcaagcaatccccctgcctcagcctcctgagtagctgggactgtaagtatacaccaccacatttggctaatttttaaaatttatttttgtagagaaggggtcagggggtatctcactttgttgcctaggctggtcttgaactcctggcctcaagtgatcctcccacttcggcctcccaaagtgctgggattccaggtatgagccaccatgcctggcctggccagTTCTCGTTTCTGAGCCAACTGTGAGAGAGACAGGAAGTGCCAGGAATCTTAGCTTACTCTTTCAGTGGAGCCTGAAATTAAAACTTACAGTGAATAGACCCAATACTTGTTGTAGGGCTAGGCCCTGGGTTCCTGTATAAGCCTGCTGTATTGGCTCAGTTGGCAGTCTTTGACTCTGTCTCCCTGCCAAGCACTCCAGTTCCATAGTAGTCTTGAATTTCTGTCCTGAATATGGTCTACTTGGCTGGGCCCTGCCCTAGAAGGCCAAATGCAGATTCTTGTATGTTTCAGTCACAGAATAGGGTCTTGTGAGAAATGGTTAGATTACTTGAAACTATAATCTTGCAGGTTATCCAACTGGTAGTGCTGCCTGCACTTTTCCTGTTAGTACAGCATGTCTATTTTGCAGGATGGATCAGAACATGTGGGCACCACCTAAGGTTCTTCCATGTTAATCCTGGAACCAGTAGATGTTTTGGACTTAATTTTGGCCTCATGGCAGCACAGATTCCCATGATCCTAAGCACTGATAGAGAAACCTCCAGAATTAAAATAGCATTTCTTCATCCTCCAAAGATGCCTGAAAGACTCTGGATGGCAGAGGTTGGGGGGTTACCTCCAACTTCTCAATCAGTTGTGGAATCGATAGTCATAACTCTCGACCTTTGTTCTTTATCAACAAGTGTGGGTCCTAAGTTGATGAAAGTATAAACTAGTTTCCCTATTGGCACCCACTTCTGCAGCTGTCTACAATATACCACAATTTAGGAAGAGACCCTAAGCTGTGGGCATCAATTTGGAACTAATCTGAAATCTAATGTATAAATGAGAAATAATCCATAGCCAAAACTTCAAAAGCTCTGGTAACATTACAGAGGAAGATGAACCAGTATAGAAAGTTACAGTTGAGCCCGGTGcgacggctcacgcctgtaatcccagcactttgggaggctgaggcaggcggatcacaagttcaggagattgagaccatcctggctaacacggtgaaatcccgtctctactaaaaatacaaaaaattagctgggcgtggtggcaggcacctgtagtcccagctgctcgggaaggtgaggcaggagaatggcgttaacccgggaggcagagcttgcagtgagccgagatcgtgccactgcactctagcctgggcgacagagtgagactccgtctcaaaaaaaaaaaaaaaaagaaaagaaaaaaagaaagttacagtTGAAAGTGAGAGTGTGGATAGGTAGAACAGGCGATCTCTTTAATCACAGTTATTGCACATTTCAGAATAGGGGTAAGGACATCCTTGGGCAGTAGCTTTCCTAGTTTTGATGTTGACCCACTCCCAGCCATCATAGGGAAAGTACATAGCAAATGGATGTCAAAGCAATCCCAATGACCTTGGAGAACCCCCAACTTGGAAAGCCCTACCTGGTGAAACTTGAGTGCTCCAAgggaaaagggattttttttttttacatcagaAGGGGTTGAATCTGAATCCAGGGAAAGTTGATATTGACCTAACATCTCCCAAGTGCACTGGAAAGTCTGAGGGAACCCTGGCCAAGCCtggatatagatacatatatacatgtatatgtatatatatgaaacacACACTGACAGTAACCTCTCAAAGCAAATCCCTCTTAGTGTTGTCAAGGTTCTTGACCAAAGAACTTTATAGGACTTTATAGCTAGTAGTCAACAGTGAAAGGTGAGCACATGAGGGCAGCCagttgtatctttttctttttttgagacgaagtctcattctgtcgcccaggctggagtgcagtgatgcgatctcagctcactgcagcctacgcctcctggtttcaagcgattctcctgcctcaggctcacaattaactgggattacaggtgcgtgccaccatgcctggctaatttttgtattttttttagtagagacagagtatcgccatgttggccaggctggtcttgaactcctgatctcaagtgagacactcgccttgccctcccaaagtgctgggattataggcatgagccactgtgcctggcctgttgtaTCTTATTATCTAGAACCTAGGCCACTTTTATGACCACTGCTAAGATCCTTATTAGTGGCAGGAAAAGGGATTAAAGACAAGGGCTAAAACTGGTCCTAGTCCACccctcactctctccctccctccaactaatatttactgagtttcTTCCAGAAACAGATTGGCTATGATGCTGATGAAGCTTAAATGTCAGATTCCCTCATTTGCACAGATCTCTTCAAGCCACCCCcgccctttttaaaatttgaattaaattatTAAGCTTATGCTTTTGgtaattttacattcttttttttttgagaccaagtttcactcttgttgcccaggctggagtgcaatggcacgatctcggctcaccgcaacctctgcctcccgggctcaaaagattctcctgcctcagcctcccgagtagctgggattacaggcatatgccaccacacccagctaattttgtatttttagtagagatggggtttctccatgttggtcaggctggtcttgaactcctgacttcaggtgatctgcccgccttggcctcccaaagtgctgggattacaggtgtgagccaccacactcagccacattctttttctttaaaagggcCATCAAAATTGAATAAACTTCAGGCTCCCCCAAATATGGATTTGCCCAATTCCTACTAACTGCCAAGCATTATTTCCATCTTCTTAACATTGTCACCAGTCTCCCTCAACAAGAATCCACTTGTAGGTTCGGACTTATCCCAGTTTCTGAATCTGCCTCTGCAGCTGAGTTTTCCTCTATCCCACATAGCTTGAGCTTGGCCATCTCCTTCCCTTCTAATTATGTTGCTCAGTAACAGCATGCTTAACCCTTTCCACCCTACCCTTCCATCCCAGGCCTCTTATGCCATTTTGATAACTAAGCTGCCTGTCAGGTCTAGAATGGGGACTCTAAATTGTCACCTGAAGGGGTGGCACTCTGGTTGGAGGGAGATAGCTGAGGGATTTGTCTGGGGGCTGTGTCTGTTGCATATGCACTGTTCTTACTTGGATTATATTTTAGAGTGGCTTTTTTCTCCCTACCCCTTGGTACCTTCACTAAGGTCATATCCTAACTGTCTTTCAGTGGGGACTGGGTGGGCATGAAAGCAGTTATTTATCGGCAAATCTCCACTCAAAAAGAGTCTTCATGACATGGAATTCTCCTCTGAAGCATTGCCAATTTGTAAGCATCCCTGGTTACTCTTACTGGCTTAGTCTGTAGCTATAGTTAATTGTGGTTTATCTAACAATAATggaggaaatagagaaaaataatagagaataaTAATGGAGAATAATAGAGAAAAAGTAGAGGCCAGAAATACTTTATACCTGGCTTGCAGATAATTATAGCATTACTTTTACGCTGATCTCATAACTTATTCAATTagattaacattaaaaataacatacatCAACTGGAAGCTGAAGCTTGTGTCTAAGACTTAGGCTAAGGATCAGCAACAAAACAACTAGGGATTAAAATATTATCATAATTTACAAAGGTGTAGAAATATAGAAGGATAATTAGCTTCATTCTTCATAGCAGAACTCATTCTGGAAAGTCACATGTTATTCTTAAATGTATAACTCACATATGTATTCTACATTATTACTTGTATAAAGACTGATTATTCAGGAGATGCAGATCATAAAACAAGTGTTGTATCTCCTCTTCCCTGTGACAGGCTCAGAAAAACCATCGTTATCACAATAGGTAAAGAGTTTGATAATTTTTAGTAAGTATTCATTTTAATGGTTCTCTACTTCTTGTTATTTCTGTTCTAGACAAAATGTTGGTCTGAGGATATTTGAGTTttctaattatattatttatattaacattagaaataatgttatatttctaattatattaattatattaacatGGTTGAAAACAAAGTAAGGCTCAGTCTTAccttaaaggaaataattttgttcTCACAGgagagagttgaaattttctcaCACTTCACAGAGATGGTTACAGCCATACCTCTAGGCTGGCTATCTTTATACATACTTATAATAAATATGGTCCGGGGTGCATTATCTgagataaatataataaatgagaaCTCTAGTTAGAAGAATTTTTGCACAGGAACATTTGTGGAAATTTAACCAAAAGATAGTCCTTAATACACCTGTTCCCACTTTGAGACTTGGCCAGTCTGCAGGAGACTATGTACAGCTGgtcagacatttttaaaaacacagttcaggcctggcacagtggctcatgcctgtaatcccagcatttaaaAGTTAAGAACAACCTTTTATAATCCGTATCGTTAAAATACTCATAAAAGTTGCAGCATGTGTGTTGTAACACATATTAAActgtggggttgtttgtttgggaggctgaggcgggcagatcacttgaggtcaggggtttgagaccagcctgggcaacatggtgaaaccccagctctaccaaaaatacaaaaattagccgggtgtaagtggtgcatgcctgtaatcccagctactcgggagactgaggcatgagaatcacttgaacgtgggaggcggagg
Coding sequences within:
- the IL18 gene encoding interleukin-18 isoform X2 encodes the protein MAAEPVEDNCINFVAMKFIDNTLYFIENLESDYFGKLESKFSIIRNLNDQVLFIDQGNQPLFEDMTDSDCRDNAPRTIFIISMYKDSQPRGMAVTISVKCEKISTLSCENKIISFKEMNPPDNIKDTKSDIIFFQRSVPGHDNKMQFESSSYEGYFLACEKERDLFKLILKKEDELGDRSIMFTVQNED
- the IL18 gene encoding interleukin-18 isoform X1, which translates into the protein MAAEPVEDNCINFVAMKFIDNTLYFIAEDDENLESDYFGKLESKFSIIRNLNDQVLFIDQGNQPLFEDMTDSDCRDNAPRTIFIISMYKDSQPRGMAVTISVKCEKISTLSCENKIISFKEMNPPDNIKDTKSDIIFFQRSVPGHDNKMQFESSSYEGYFLACEKERDLFKLILKKEDELGDRSIMFTVQNED
- the IL18 gene encoding interleukin-18 isoform X3, whose translation is MIENLESDYFGKLESKFSIIRNLNDQVLFIDQGNQPLFEDMTDSDCRDNAPRTIFIISMYKDSQPRGMAVTISVKCEKISTLSCENKIISFKEMNPPDNIKDTKSDIIFFQRSVPGHDNKMQFESSSYEGYFLACEKERDLFKLILKKEDELGDRSIMFTVQNED